A genomic region of Lysinibacillus sp. 2017 contains the following coding sequences:
- a CDS encoding B12-binding domain-containing radical SAM protein: protein MKIVLSTLNAKYIHTNLAIRYLKAAALPEFDCELAEYTIKDPAFNIVSDLFQKKPDVIGFSCYIWNINETIAVIRMLKTVLPNVKIVLGGPEVSYDVHDWIRKHEEIDFIIMGEGEVSFKEMMRYFNGEIALEKVPGICYLEDGKLKIHAQPPKVDLREIATPFRFEEDLPHIGKRIQYIETSRGCPFSCQFCLSSIEVGVRYFNREKIKEDIRYLMDNGARTIKFVDRTFNISRSYAMEMFQFLIDEHKPGVVFQFEITADIMRPEVIQFLNDNAPKGLFRFEIGVQSTNDLTNDLVKRRQNFEKLTRTVMMVKEGGKIDQHLDLIAGLPEEDYASFRRTFNDVFAMRPEELQLGFLKLLRGTGLRLEAEKYGYTYVDISPYEIFSNNVLTFDDIVRIKHAEDVLEKYWNGHRMDNTIEYLVTKVFDTPFDFFQNFGTYWETKGWSRIGHQLEDLFRRLIEFLETVENADLDVIISLMKYDYLKGQQFQPRKLWWDDRLSEDQMKQVYGRIKENPAIVGEEFSNMNINERELFKHSLIIPFHIDLQSYEVGAPQKQPGYLFTYFRNGQTPYFYTFN, encoded by the coding sequence ATGAAAATAGTTTTAAGTACATTAAACGCGAAATATATCCATACTAATTTAGCCATTCGCTATTTAAAAGCTGCTGCATTGCCAGAATTCGATTGTGAATTAGCTGAATATACCATTAAAGATCCTGCATTCAATATTGTGTCGGATTTATTCCAAAAGAAACCTGACGTTATTGGTTTCAGTTGCTATATTTGGAATATTAACGAAACCATTGCCGTTATCCGCATGTTAAAAACGGTTTTACCAAACGTTAAAATCGTCCTTGGTGGTCCAGAAGTTTCTTATGATGTGCACGATTGGATTCGTAAGCATGAGGAAATTGATTTCATCATTATGGGAGAGGGCGAAGTATCTTTCAAAGAAATGATGCGCTACTTTAATGGGGAAATTGCTTTAGAAAAAGTACCAGGTATTTGTTACCTAGAAGATGGAAAATTAAAAATTCATGCCCAGCCACCAAAAGTGGACTTGCGTGAAATTGCCACTCCGTTCCGCTTTGAAGAGGATTTACCACATATCGGGAAACGTATTCAATATATTGAAACAAGCCGCGGCTGTCCGTTTAGCTGTCAGTTTTGCTTGTCTAGTATCGAAGTTGGTGTACGTTACTTCAACCGCGAAAAAATAAAAGAAGATATTCGCTACCTTATGGACAATGGTGCACGTACAATTAAGTTCGTTGACCGTACCTTTAATATTAGCCGTAGTTATGCGATGGAAATGTTCCAATTTTTAATTGACGAGCATAAGCCAGGTGTTGTGTTCCAATTCGAAATTACAGCGGACATTATGCGTCCTGAAGTCATTCAATTTTTAAATGACAACGCACCAAAGGGATTATTCCGCTTTGAAATTGGCGTTCAATCTACTAATGATTTAACGAATGATTTAGTCAAACGCCGCCAAAACTTCGAAAAACTTACACGTACTGTAATGATGGTAAAAGAAGGCGGTAAAATCGATCAGCATTTAGATTTAATTGCTGGTTTACCAGAAGAAGATTACGCTTCATTCCGTAGAACGTTTAACGATGTATTCGCGATGCGTCCTGAGGAATTACAGCTTGGCTTCTTAAAGTTATTACGCGGGACAGGCTTACGACTTGAAGCTGAAAAATATGGATACACCTATGTCGATATTTCGCCATATGAAATTTTCTCAAATAACGTTTTAACATTTGATGACATCGTTCGCATTAAACATGCAGAAGACGTGTTAGAAAAGTATTGGAACGGACATCGTATGGATAACACGATTGAATATTTAGTAACAAAAGTATTCGACACACCATTTGATTTCTTCCAAAACTTTGGTACGTATTGGGAAACAAAAGGCTGGTCACGTATAGGTCATCAGCTTGAAGATTTATTCCGTCGTTTAATTGAGTTTTTAGAAACGGTTGAAAATGCTGATTTAGACGTCATCATTAGCTTGATGAAATACGATTATTTAAAAGGTCAACAATTCCAACCACGTAAATTATGGTGGGATGATCGTCTTTCTGAAGACCAAATGAAGCAAGTGTATGGACGTATTAAAGAAAATCCAGCTATTGTTGGTGAGGAATTTTCGAATATGAATATTAATGAGCGCGAGCTATTCAAACACTCACTAATCATCCCATTCCATATCGATTTACAAAGCTATGAAGTCGGTGCTCCTCAAAAACAACCAGGTTACTTATTTACGTACTTCCGTAATGGACAAACACCATACTTTTACACATTTAATTAA